A part of Myxococcus landrumus genomic DNA contains:
- a CDS encoding peptidylprolyl isomerase: protein MRRPSLRGLSLSLLVLVSGCAHTGRGSNASPPDAEVMARIQDWEDLRSLGDGQLVSLATGAPDSRVRARALRALARIQDVATLDAVVAGLRHEEPRVRGEAAFAAGELALSWEALTDAERARLTAPLLEAEVVERDAQVHFTQLDTLGRLATPEAFARLVERMTGSDVDVAGRASLSLGVAARRGGAAVVKDVPLAPAQALMASDRPSAARYGGAYLVATAKRAEALSTLRQCFADEDADIRALCAKAMGDIGGPEDAVVLGTLLDDSVPRVAAEASRSLAKLAARCSGACVPLEVLKTLSSQVKRVAEGQETPLPVGSSPREATRARSAEGHPILALAQQGLPALGAPVLESLRSAIADPRLRSQASKLALADLGWLDCRLAAALDRQRGELVEVLRCGGDTVSEERRLALGLREVALSPNKAPAVFAETYLRHPSARVRLTAMEVLAERPTPGTASAVAELLGSEDPVVAGSAAATLGRLKDPSTLKGVQVLADRVPSEPDLADPVAGALVALEGVSAEPRMRQWLTHPHANVRRVAAAALTELTGKPVRSERVALPRDTFRPAPAPQGAGLVLRTDKGDITVRLDAEDAPLTSGNLVGLARKGYFNGITFHRVVPDFVAQGGDPRGDGEGGPGYSIRCEMTRRPYQRGVLGMALSGKDTGGSQFFFTHAPQPHLDGRYTAFGEVVSGMDVVDALLEGDVIRDVSVVTLP from the coding sequence ATGCGACGTCCGAGCCTCCGCGGCCTGTCCCTGTCACTCCTCGTCCTGGTTTCAGGTTGCGCCCACACCGGGCGCGGCTCCAATGCATCGCCCCCGGACGCGGAAGTGATGGCGCGAATCCAGGACTGGGAGGATCTGCGCTCGCTGGGGGACGGACAGCTCGTGTCCCTGGCCACCGGCGCTCCGGATTCGCGCGTGCGTGCCCGGGCTCTCCGGGCACTGGCTCGCATCCAGGACGTGGCCACACTGGACGCGGTGGTCGCGGGACTGCGGCACGAGGAGCCTCGAGTGCGTGGTGAGGCCGCGTTCGCCGCCGGCGAGCTGGCGCTGTCCTGGGAGGCGCTCACGGACGCGGAGCGGGCGCGGCTCACGGCGCCGCTGCTGGAGGCGGAGGTGGTGGAGCGCGACGCGCAGGTGCACTTCACCCAGCTCGACACGTTGGGGCGCCTGGCGACGCCCGAGGCGTTCGCGCGACTGGTGGAGCGCATGACCGGGAGCGATGTCGACGTCGCGGGTCGGGCCTCGCTGTCGCTGGGGGTGGCCGCTCGTCGCGGTGGCGCCGCGGTGGTGAAGGACGTGCCCCTGGCGCCCGCGCAAGCGCTCATGGCGTCGGACCGGCCCTCTGCGGCCCGGTATGGCGGCGCATATCTGGTGGCGACGGCGAAGCGCGCGGAGGCCCTGTCCACGTTGCGCCAGTGCTTCGCGGACGAGGACGCGGACATTCGAGCCCTGTGTGCGAAGGCGATGGGCGACATCGGCGGGCCCGAGGACGCGGTGGTGCTGGGCACGCTTCTGGACGACTCGGTGCCTCGAGTGGCCGCGGAGGCGTCGCGCTCGCTGGCGAAGCTCGCGGCTCGGTGCAGTGGGGCGTGCGTTCCGCTGGAGGTCCTGAAGACACTGTCGTCCCAGGTGAAGCGCGTCGCGGAGGGACAGGAGACGCCGCTGCCTGTGGGCTCCTCGCCTCGAGAGGCGACGCGGGCGCGCTCGGCGGAGGGGCACCCCATCCTCGCGTTGGCTCAACAGGGGCTGCCCGCCTTGGGCGCGCCCGTGCTCGAGTCGCTGCGGTCCGCCATCGCCGACCCTCGGCTGCGCAGCCAGGCCTCGAAGCTGGCGCTCGCGGACCTTGGGTGGCTCGACTGCCGGCTGGCCGCGGCCTTGGATCGCCAGCGCGGTGAGCTCGTCGAAGTGCTGCGCTGCGGTGGGGACACGGTGTCCGAGGAGCGCCGCCTGGCGTTGGGACTGCGAGAGGTCGCGCTCTCTCCCAACAAGGCTCCCGCCGTGTTCGCGGAGACCTATCTGCGCCATCCCTCCGCACGGGTCCGGCTCACGGCGATGGAGGTCCTCGCCGAGCGCCCCACGCCCGGGACGGCGTCCGCGGTGGCGGAGTTGTTGGGGAGTGAGGACCCGGTGGTGGCGGGCTCGGCCGCGGCGACGCTGGGCCGGTTGAAGGACCCCAGCACGCTGAAGGGCGTGCAAGTGCTGGCCGACCGTGTTCCCTCCGAGCCCGACCTGGCGGACCCGGTGGCGGGCGCGCTCGTCGCTCTGGAGGGAGTGTCGGCGGAACCGCGCATGCGCCAGTGGCTCACGCATCCACACGCCAACGTGCGCCGCGTGGCGGCCGCGGCCCTCACCGAGCTCACTGGCAAGCCCGTGCGCTCCGAGCGCGTCGCGCTTCCTCGAGACACCTTCCGCCCCGCGCCCGCGCCCCAAGGCGCCGGACTGGTGCTTCGCACGGACAAGGGAGACATCACCGTGCGCCTGGACGCCGAGGACGCACCGCTGACCTCCGGCAACCTGGTGGGCCTGGCGCGCAAGGGCTACTTCAACGGCATTACCTTCCACCGCGTGGTGCCGGACTTCGTCGCGCAGGGCGGAGACCCTCGCGGAGACGGGGAAGGGGGCCCGGGTTACTCCATCCGCTGCGAGATGACCCGGCGGCCCTACCAGCGCGGTGTGCTGGGCATGGCGCTCTCCGGGAAGGACACTGGTGGCAGCCAGTTCTTCTTCACGCACGCGCCGCAGCCCCACCTGGACGGCCGCTACACGGCCTTCGGTGAGGTGGTGTCCGGCATGGACGTGGTGGACGCCCTGCTGGAGGGCGATGTGATTCGTGACGTCTCCGTGGTGACGCTGCCGTAG
- a CDS encoding AAA family ATPase codes for MSDASPLSRLTAALSGTVFGQPRVLADLVTAFLARGHVLLEGVPGVAKTLTARSMAGALGLLFTRIQFTPDLMPADILGTNVFQPQDNAFRLVKGPIFTEVLVADEINRTPPKAQAALLEAMEERQVTIDGVTHPLPPHFFVVATQNPLELEGTYPLPEAQLDRFLMRVRVGYPDGDAETTMLRAFHQREGRPPSVDRVLDAPTLLELQARAARVTCDDSILQYVVALVRDTRASPRVRLGASPRAAQALLAAAKARAALTGNEFVTPDDVKSVVPSVLNHRLLLKAEAEVEGVTADDVLKQTLERVRVPR; via the coding sequence ATGTCCGACGCCTCGCCCCTCTCCCGACTCACCGCCGCGTTGAGCGGAACCGTCTTTGGCCAGCCGCGTGTGCTCGCCGACCTGGTGACGGCCTTCCTCGCGCGAGGCCACGTGCTGCTGGAGGGTGTGCCCGGCGTGGCGAAGACGCTCACCGCGCGCAGCATGGCCGGGGCGCTGGGACTGCTCTTCACGCGCATCCAGTTCACTCCGGACCTGATGCCGGCGGACATCCTCGGCACCAACGTCTTCCAGCCGCAGGACAACGCTTTCCGATTGGTGAAGGGCCCCATCTTCACCGAGGTGCTGGTGGCGGATGAAATCAACCGCACCCCACCCAAGGCCCAGGCCGCGCTGCTGGAGGCGATGGAGGAGCGACAGGTCACCATCGACGGCGTCACCCACCCCCTGCCGCCCCACTTCTTCGTGGTGGCCACGCAGAACCCGCTGGAGCTGGAGGGGACCTATCCCCTGCCCGAAGCCCAGCTCGACCGATTCCTCATGCGCGTGCGCGTGGGCTATCCGGACGGGGACGCGGAGACCACCATGCTGCGCGCCTTCCACCAGCGCGAGGGACGTCCTCCCTCGGTGGACCGCGTGCTCGACGCCCCCACGCTCCTGGAGCTTCAGGCCCGCGCGGCCCGCGTCACCTGCGATGATTCGATTCTCCAGTACGTCGTCGCCCTGGTTCGGGACACTCGCGCCAGTCCTCGCGTGCGCCTGGGCGCCAGTCCTCGCGCGGCGCAGGCCCTGCTCGCCGCGGCCAAGGCGCGCGCCGCGCTGACGGGCAACGAGTTCGTCACGCCCGACGACGTGAAGAGCGTGGTGCCCAGCGTCCTCAACCACCGCCTGCTCCTCAAGGCCGAGGCCGAGGTGGAAGGTGTCACCGCGGACGACGTGCTGAAGCAGACGCTCGAGCGGGTGCGGGTCCCTCGGTGA
- a CDS encoding MaoC family dehydratase — MPARKLYFEAIRVGDELPALAKAPVDRVQLARYAGASGDYNPVHVDELYAKSVGMPSVYAPGMLVMGMLGQLISDWARGGQMRRYNVRFIKMVWPGDTVVCKGRVSNRHGTAGRYFVDIDLWAENQRGELVMKGGAQIQLFYSLEDENRQRSGQSPIVIEVPRESLANTPAAAAGGGAGDGSPATEDDEASDERRTGATSKKTAPREKPAAKTATLPSPKKPKK; from the coding sequence ATGCCCGCCCGAAAGCTCTACTTCGAGGCCATCCGCGTCGGCGATGAACTTCCCGCGCTGGCCAAGGCCCCCGTGGACCGCGTCCAGTTGGCTCGCTATGCGGGCGCGTCGGGGGACTACAACCCCGTTCACGTCGACGAGCTCTACGCGAAGAGCGTGGGCATGCCGAGCGTCTACGCCCCTGGAATGCTCGTCATGGGCATGCTCGGCCAGCTCATCAGCGACTGGGCCCGGGGCGGGCAGATGCGGCGCTACAACGTGCGCTTCATCAAGATGGTGTGGCCCGGTGACACCGTCGTCTGCAAGGGCCGGGTGAGCAACCGCCACGGCACCGCGGGCCGCTACTTCGTGGATATCGACCTGTGGGCGGAGAACCAGCGCGGCGAGCTGGTGATGAAGGGCGGCGCGCAGATTCAGCTCTTCTACTCGCTGGAGGACGAGAACCGGCAGCGCTCGGGTCAGTCCCCCATCGTCATCGAGGTGCCGCGCGAGAGCCTGGCCAACACCCCCGCGGCTGCGGCGGGTGGGGGAGCAGGCGATGGGTCGCCCGCCACCGAGGACGACGAGGCTTCCGACGAGCGGCGCACGGGCGCCACCTCCAAGAAGACCGCCCCTCGGGAGAAGCCCGCCGCCAAGACGGCGACACTCCCGTCGCCGAAGAAGCCCAAGAAGTAG
- a CDS encoding SNF2-related protein has protein sequence METVLAEVARGLRVEVEADASVLAGVAEPVEQPVRSLTPFHERLLAEELLARSGDTQQRLANALSEAKVDLNPHQVEGAMFALDSLSRGGCMLGDEVGLGKTIEAGLVIAQLMAEGKTRILILAPATLRAQWNSELREKFDLDSVLVDGRTVRATGNCFDQPFPVICSHPFAANKAHLTSEITWDLIVIDEAHRLRNAHRANNKMGQALRASLAGKPKLLLTATPLQNDIMELFGLMSLLDEQILGPEHAFRSRYRVDEGGGMSEAAATELKERLAPVVQRTLRRQVREYVRYTNRRSIVEDFTPSPEEHDLYEKVSEYLQRSEAAAIEPGKKTLLTLCYRKLLASSTYAIAPTLRRLSDNLDKRLQAAKLGQKALAMFEPEEAKQFVEEGEEWSDDPAKAPNIRVLEQEVWELRQYADLADSIKVNAKGEALKRGLDRTFGVMQSHGWPVKALIFTESKRTQQYLFNLLSESGYRGKISLLSGDMAGTPEERRALVDEFRNKTQILICTEAGAEGLNLQFCNLVVNYDLPWNPQRVEQRIGRCHRYGQQRDVLVINFLNRMNAADARLFELLEKKLNLFDGVFGASDEILGALESGVDFERRVLDIYQSCRKPEDINTAFDKLRSDLEQRISQRMTQMRSVVMERFDGDVRRRLRGQNEQTKETLAKRQQEARALTNSVLGSRASGRLEVAKAAYAVKERKQDAVSYLQLDAAGLPSRLARLAGSEGWWFAYKFETTGLKPEEKVVHLVLVKDREGNFRALPLQDGSHFVKLEAKEEKRRQPAPVSVQLMQEQSLMTAKDEIIRAAERRNALELDKAKERADRYVEDCLMESREAVETARQQWIEARKQVAPVEDVAERAKARAHADRMEREYRRKLSSLRNEEEKRYASKDRQLAELAQKAKVTEKRSLIASAYFWLS, from the coding sequence ATGGAGACGGTCTTGGCGGAGGTCGCGAGGGGATTGCGGGTGGAGGTGGAGGCGGACGCGTCGGTCCTCGCCGGCGTGGCGGAGCCCGTGGAGCAACCGGTCCGGTCGCTGACCCCCTTCCACGAGCGGCTGCTGGCCGAGGAGCTCCTGGCACGCAGCGGCGACACCCAGCAGCGGCTGGCCAACGCCCTGTCCGAGGCCAAGGTCGACCTCAATCCCCACCAGGTCGAAGGCGCCATGTTCGCGCTCGACTCGCTGTCGCGCGGCGGCTGCATGCTGGGCGACGAAGTGGGCCTGGGAAAGACGATTGAAGCGGGCCTCGTCATCGCCCAGCTCATGGCCGAGGGAAAGACGCGCATCCTCATCCTCGCGCCGGCCACCCTCCGGGCGCAGTGGAACAGCGAGCTGCGGGAGAAGTTCGACCTGGACAGCGTGCTGGTGGACGGCCGCACCGTGCGCGCCACGGGCAACTGCTTCGACCAGCCCTTCCCCGTCATCTGCTCGCACCCCTTCGCGGCGAACAAGGCGCACCTGACGTCGGAGATTACGTGGGACCTCATCGTCATCGACGAGGCCCACCGCCTGCGCAACGCGCACCGGGCCAACAACAAGATGGGCCAGGCGCTGAGGGCCTCCCTGGCCGGCAAGCCCAAGCTGCTGCTCACCGCCACCCCGCTCCAGAACGACATCATGGAGCTGTTCGGGCTGATGTCGCTCCTGGACGAGCAGATCCTCGGCCCCGAGCACGCCTTCCGCAGCCGCTACCGGGTGGACGAGGGCGGAGGCATGTCCGAGGCCGCCGCCACCGAGCTCAAGGAGCGGCTGGCCCCCGTGGTGCAACGCACGCTGCGCCGTCAGGTGCGCGAGTACGTGCGGTACACCAACCGCCGCTCCATCGTGGAGGACTTCACGCCCTCGCCCGAGGAGCACGACCTCTACGAGAAGGTCAGCGAGTACCTGCAGCGCTCGGAGGCCGCGGCCATCGAGCCCGGCAAGAAGACGCTCCTGACGCTGTGCTACCGCAAGCTCCTGGCGTCCTCCACGTACGCCATCGCCCCCACGCTCCGGCGCCTGTCCGACAACCTGGACAAGCGCCTGCAGGCGGCGAAGCTGGGCCAGAAGGCCCTGGCGATGTTCGAGCCGGAGGAGGCCAAGCAGTTCGTCGAAGAGGGCGAGGAGTGGTCGGACGACCCGGCCAAGGCGCCCAACATCCGCGTGCTCGAGCAGGAAGTGTGGGAGCTGCGCCAGTACGCGGACCTGGCGGACTCCATCAAGGTCAACGCCAAGGGCGAGGCGCTCAAGCGCGGCCTGGACCGCACCTTCGGGGTGATGCAGTCGCACGGCTGGCCCGTCAAGGCGCTCATCTTCACCGAGTCCAAGCGCACGCAGCAGTACCTCTTCAACCTGCTGTCGGAGAGCGGCTACCGGGGGAAGATTTCGCTCCTGTCCGGAGACATGGCCGGCACGCCCGAGGAGCGGCGCGCGCTGGTCGATGAGTTCCGCAACAAGACGCAGATTCTCATCTGCACCGAGGCCGGCGCCGAGGGACTCAACCTCCAGTTCTGCAACCTGGTGGTGAACTACGACCTGCCCTGGAACCCGCAGCGTGTGGAGCAGCGCATCGGCCGCTGCCACCGGTACGGGCAGCAGCGGGACGTGCTGGTCATCAACTTCCTCAACCGCATGAACGCCGCGGACGCGCGCCTGTTCGAGCTGTTGGAGAAGAAGCTCAACCTCTTCGACGGCGTGTTCGGCGCCTCCGACGAAATCCTGGGCGCGCTGGAGAGCGGCGTGGACTTCGAGCGCCGCGTGCTGGACATCTACCAGTCCTGCCGCAAGCCCGAGGACATCAACACCGCGTTCGACAAGCTGCGCTCGGACCTGGAGCAGCGCATCAGCCAGCGCATGACGCAGATGCGCTCGGTGGTGATGGAGCGCTTCGACGGCGACGTGCGCCGCCGCCTGCGCGGGCAGAACGAGCAGACGAAGGAGACGCTCGCGAAGCGGCAGCAGGAGGCCCGCGCCCTCACCAACTCCGTGCTGGGCAGCCGCGCGTCCGGACGGCTGGAGGTGGCCAAGGCCGCCTATGCCGTCAAGGAGCGCAAGCAGGACGCGGTCAGCTACCTCCAGCTCGACGCCGCGGGCCTTCCTTCCCGCCTGGCGCGACTGGCCGGCAGCGAGGGCTGGTGGTTCGCCTACAAGTTCGAGACGACGGGCCTCAAGCCCGAGGAGAAGGTCGTCCACCTGGTGCTGGTGAAGGACCGCGAGGGCAACTTCCGCGCCCTGCCCCTCCAGGACGGCTCGCACTTCGTGAAGCTGGAGGCGAAGGAGGAGAAGCGCCGCCAGCCCGCGCCCGTGTCCGTGCAGCTCATGCAGGAGCAGTCGTTGATGACGGCGAAGGATGAAATCATCCGCGCCGCCGAGCGCCGCAATGCCCTGGAGCTGGACAAGGCCAAGGAGCGCGCGGACCGCTACGTCGAGGACTGCCTCATGGAGTCTCGCGAGGCCGTGGAGACGGCGCGGCAGCAGTGGATTGAAGCGCGCAAGCAGGTGGCCCCGGTCGAGGACGTCGCGGAGCGCGCGAAGGCCCGCGCACACGCGGACCGCATGGAGCGCGAGTACCGCCGCAAGCTGTCCTCGCTGCGCAACGAGGAGGAGAAGCGCTACGCCTCCAAGGACCGCCAGCTCGCCGAGCTCGCCCAGAAGGCCAAGGTGACGGAGAAGCGCTCGCTCATCGCCTCGGCCTACTTCTGGCTGTCCTGA
- a CDS encoding Smr/MutS family protein, with product MSPRRPPPLPPGEDLLPPEGTEPPPAEDEVVELPIDGNLDLHFFHPREVKPLVIEYLWACRQKGLLDVRIIHGKGMGALRRTVQSLLPKLEEVESFRSASESDGGWGATWVRLKPLEAQDSQK from the coding sequence ATGAGCCCGCGGCGACCACCGCCTCTCCCACCCGGCGAGGACTTGCTCCCTCCGGAGGGAACGGAACCCCCGCCCGCTGAGGACGAGGTCGTCGAGCTGCCCATCGACGGCAACCTCGACCTGCACTTCTTTCACCCTCGCGAGGTGAAGCCCCTGGTCATCGAGTACCTCTGGGCCTGTCGCCAGAAGGGCTTGCTCGACGTACGCATCATCCACGGCAAGGGGATGGGCGCGTTGCGCCGCACCGTACAGTCGCTGCTACCCAAGCTGGAGGAAGTGGAGTCCTTCCGCTCCGCCTCTGAGTCCGACGGAGGCTGGGGGGCGACGTGGGTGCGGCTCAAGCCGCTGGAGGCTCAGGACAGCCAGAAGTAG
- a CDS encoding HD domain-containing phosphohydrolase, with protein MDRILVVDDDVLILAALSRILESEGYDVVTHSDPALAAREVGFSVVLTDFMMPYLNGIELLGVLRETNPKAVRLMLTAAADFRVASEAVNRGEVFRLLGKPWSLSELTSSVRQAVEHYRLVEANERLSREVAAKNAELVAINQDLERRVVERTTGLLDGLISALDYRDTETQWHSRRVSLYSRRLAEEVGLAGAALDVVEQGALLHDIGKIGVRDSILLKPGPLTPEEWVEMRKHPEFGYRMMAKMPYLHEAALIVLQHQERWDGKGYPQGLATEDICIGARIFSIADTVDAITSDRPYRKGRPMSVARDEIRRCAGTQFDPNLADAFLRIPETEWQRIRHQVETLEKEEHERWRSHPLGLPEALARASGA; from the coding sequence ATGGACCGCATCCTCGTGGTGGATGACGACGTGCTCATCCTCGCCGCGCTCTCACGGATCCTCGAGTCGGAAGGCTACGACGTCGTCACGCACAGCGACCCGGCCCTGGCGGCGCGCGAGGTCGGCTTCAGCGTCGTGCTGACGGACTTCATGATGCCGTACCTCAACGGCATCGAGCTGTTGGGCGTCCTGCGAGAGACCAATCCCAAGGCGGTGCGGTTGATGCTGACGGCGGCGGCGGACTTCCGCGTCGCGTCGGAGGCGGTCAACCGCGGCGAGGTGTTCCGCCTCCTCGGCAAGCCCTGGTCGCTGAGCGAGCTGACGAGCAGCGTGCGTCAGGCGGTGGAGCACTACCGGCTGGTGGAGGCCAACGAGCGGCTGTCGCGCGAGGTGGCGGCGAAGAACGCGGAGCTGGTGGCCATCAACCAGGACCTGGAGCGGCGCGTGGTGGAGCGCACCACGGGCCTGCTGGATGGGCTCATCAGCGCGCTGGACTATCGCGACACGGAAACGCAGTGGCACTCGCGTCGCGTGTCGCTCTATTCGCGCAGGCTCGCGGAGGAAGTCGGACTCGCGGGCGCCGCGCTGGACGTGGTGGAACAAGGCGCGCTGTTGCACGACATCGGCAAGATTGGCGTGCGCGACTCCATCCTGCTCAAGCCTGGACCGCTCACGCCCGAGGAATGGGTGGAGATGCGCAAGCATCCCGAGTTCGGCTACCGGATGATGGCGAAGATGCCCTACCTGCACGAGGCGGCGCTCATCGTCCTCCAGCACCAGGAGCGCTGGGACGGCAAGGGCTACCCGCAGGGGCTGGCCACCGAGGACATCTGCATCGGCGCGCGCATCTTCAGCATCGCCGACACGGTGGACGCCATCACCTCGGACCGCCCCTATCGCAAGGGCCGGCCCATGAGCGTGGCGCGGGACGAGATTCGCCGCTGCGCGGGGACCCAGTTCGACCCCAACCTCGCCGACGCCTTCCTGCGCATCCCCGAGACGGAGTGGCAGCGCATCCGCCACCAGGTGGAGACGCTCGAGAAGGAAGAGCACGAGCGCTGGCGCAGCCATCCGCTCGGACTGCCCGAGGCGCTCGCCCGCGCGAGCGGCGCCTGA
- a CDS encoding NAD(P)H-dependent amine dehydrogenase family protein, which yields MARAPAGPVPVVVMGLGFIGQEICKAALSSPEVELIGAVDTHAALVGRPLGDVLGGPAPRVKVVDSLEKAVGRRKGAVLLHATGSRLPQVMDQLLAALKLGLPVVSTCEELAFPYLKYPELADKLDQAAQRAEVSILGAGVNPGFVLDRLVATAGLVCGPVRRATVTRVVDARTRREALQRKVGAGLTEEEFFELVDGEQLGHVGLVESAALAALGLGLDCDDYEEEVAPVFAEEDILGGAFTVKKGRVAGMFQSVVGLEDGQERVRLELTIAMGADEPKDRIEIDAEPRLVLEIPGGVAGDRATANVLVNAAPRLTAAEAGLLTVLELPAGR from the coding sequence ATGGCTAGAGCCCCAGCAGGGCCGGTGCCGGTGGTGGTCATGGGGCTGGGGTTCATCGGGCAGGAGATTTGTAAAGCTGCCCTGTCCAGTCCCGAAGTCGAGTTGATTGGGGCCGTGGATACCCACGCCGCCCTGGTGGGTCGTCCACTGGGAGACGTCCTGGGAGGACCGGCGCCCCGCGTCAAGGTGGTGGACTCGTTGGAGAAGGCGGTGGGGCGGCGCAAGGGCGCGGTGCTGCTGCACGCGACGGGCTCCCGGCTGCCGCAGGTGATGGACCAATTGCTGGCGGCGCTGAAGCTGGGGCTGCCGGTGGTGAGCACCTGCGAGGAGTTGGCGTTCCCGTACCTCAAGTACCCGGAGCTGGCGGACAAGCTGGACCAGGCCGCGCAGCGCGCGGAGGTCTCCATCCTGGGCGCGGGCGTCAATCCGGGCTTCGTGCTGGACCGGCTGGTGGCTACCGCGGGGCTGGTGTGTGGCCCGGTGCGGCGCGCCACGGTGACGCGGGTGGTGGATGCGCGCACCCGGCGAGAGGCGCTGCAGCGCAAGGTGGGCGCGGGGCTGACGGAGGAAGAGTTCTTCGAGTTGGTGGATGGTGAGCAACTCGGCCACGTGGGCCTGGTGGAGTCCGCGGCACTCGCGGCCCTGGGCCTGGGGTTGGATTGTGATGATTACGAAGAAGAGGTAGCCCCCGTCTTCGCCGAGGAAGACATCCTCGGTGGCGCGTTTACCGTGAAGAAGGGGCGGGTGGCGGGCATGTTCCAGTCAGTGGTGGGGTTGGAGGACGGACAAGAGCGGGTCCGACTGGAACTGACCATCGCCATGGGGGCGGATGAACCGAAGGACCGCATCGAAATCGATGCGGAGCCTCGTTTGGTGTTGGAAATCCCGGGGGGAGTGGCAGGCGACCGGGCCACCGCGAATGTGCTGGTGAATGCCGCGCCACGCTTGACGGCTGCCGAAGCAGGGCTCCTCACGGTGCTCGAGCTTCCGGCCGGACGCTAG
- a CDS encoding MaoC family dehydratase N-terminal domain-containing protein, with translation MLDKNAIGRASPPTLNEVEKGAIRRFAEAIGDYNPIYYDEEYARASGYPTIIAPPTFPASFHSAADLRELLGVGIKSLLHAEQGFDYERPIFAGDRIYVSTRVADVSERQGMSGKMDIAVIEDEGRDEEGNLVFRARRTLVVRATKETP, from the coding sequence ATGCTGGACAAGAATGCCATCGGCCGTGCCTCGCCGCCGACGCTCAACGAAGTGGAGAAAGGCGCCATCCGCCGCTTCGCGGAGGCCATCGGGGACTACAATCCCATCTACTACGACGAGGAGTACGCTCGAGCGTCCGGGTACCCGACCATCATCGCTCCGCCCACTTTCCCGGCCTCGTTTCATTCGGCCGCGGACCTGAGGGAGCTGCTGGGGGTGGGCATCAAGAGCCTGCTCCACGCGGAGCAGGGCTTCGACTACGAGCGCCCCATCTTCGCCGGGGACCGCATCTACGTATCCACCCGCGTCGCGGACGTCTCCGAGCGCCAAGGCATGTCCGGGAAGATGGACATCGCGGTCATCGAGGACGAAGGCCGCGACGAGGAAGGCAACCTGGTGTTCCGCGCCCGCCGGACGTTGGTCGTCCGAGCCACGAAGGAGACCCCGTGA
- a CDS encoding DUF58 domain-containing protein — MSQGRPVPTGLAVALFAGGLVPAALTVASPTFGWLALAMNVAVFALCAVDFLRAPRVEDVKVSREVEPILSSGTRNAVHWVFERLDEGTAPLRVEVRDEPPSTVVSTGHRQSLTLAPRSPARLTYFVTPPSRGDAHFGDLHLRLSGPLGLCARQVRLPAAQAVKIYPDLTALSKEALTLARSSDAPSERTVRRRASEGREFESLREYRPGDDYRHIDWKASARHAHTLVRTWQPERHQPLLLLLDCGRHMAGKVRGRRKLDHAVDAALRLARVGLDAGDVVGVMAFASNVLTFLPPRKGHEHLRLITESLYRAEAALEESDYGRAYDFAFARQTRRTLVVLFTDLVDPDASSALLTRTLALRPRHLPVVASLLDEDVRAAATQVPEEVQDAYSRQAASRLESEFRRTANTLRDAGALVVRAPAQGFGAATLNVYLDVKSRGLL; from the coding sequence GTGAGCCAGGGGCGGCCGGTCCCCACGGGCCTCGCGGTGGCGCTGTTCGCCGGAGGGCTCGTCCCCGCGGCGCTGACGGTGGCCAGCCCCACGTTCGGCTGGCTCGCGCTGGCGATGAACGTGGCCGTGTTCGCCCTGTGCGCCGTGGACTTCCTGCGCGCACCGCGCGTCGAGGACGTGAAGGTCTCTCGCGAGGTGGAGCCCATCCTCTCCTCCGGTACCCGCAACGCCGTGCACTGGGTGTTCGAGCGGCTCGACGAGGGCACCGCTCCCTTGCGCGTGGAGGTCCGCGACGAGCCCCCCAGCACCGTCGTCAGCACCGGCCATCGCCAGTCCCTCACACTGGCCCCCCGGAGCCCCGCGCGGCTCACCTACTTCGTCACCCCACCCTCTCGAGGCGATGCACATTTCGGAGACCTGCACCTGCGCCTGTCCGGCCCCCTGGGCCTGTGCGCAAGACAGGTGCGGCTGCCCGCGGCGCAGGCGGTGAAAATCTATCCGGACCTCACCGCGCTCTCGAAGGAAGCCCTGACGCTGGCGCGCTCCTCCGACGCCCCCTCCGAGCGCACCGTGCGACGCCGTGCCTCCGAGGGGCGCGAGTTCGAATCCCTGCGCGAGTACCGCCCCGGCGACGACTACCGCCACATCGACTGGAAGGCCTCCGCGCGCCACGCCCACACGCTGGTGCGCACGTGGCAGCCGGAGCGGCACCAGCCCCTGTTGCTGCTGCTGGACTGCGGGCGGCACATGGCGGGCAAGGTGCGGGGCCGGCGCAAGCTGGACCACGCGGTGGACGCGGCGCTCCGCCTCGCGCGGGTGGGCCTGGACGCGGGCGACGTGGTGGGCGTCATGGCCTTCGCCAGCAACGTGCTCACCTTCCTGCCCCCGCGCAAGGGACACGAGCACCTGCGCCTCATCACCGAATCGCTCTACCGCGCCGAGGCCGCGCTGGAGGAGAGCGACTACGGCCGCGCCTACGACTTCGCCTTCGCCCGGCAGACGCGCCGCACGCTCGTGGTGCTCTTCACGGACCTGGTCGACCCGGACGCATCCTCGGCGCTGCTCACCCGGACGCTGGCCTTGCGTCCCCGGCACCTGCCCGTCGTCGCCTCGCTGCTGGATGAGGACGTGCGCGCCGCGGCGACCCAGGTGCCCGAGGAAGTGCAGGACGCGTACTCGCGACAGGCCGCCTCCCGGCTCGAATCAGAGTTCCGCCGCACCGCCAACACCCTGCGCGACGCCGGAGCCCTGGTGGTCCGCGCCCCCGCCCAGGGCTTTGGCGCGGCCACGCTCAACGTCTACCTGGACGTCAAGTCTCGCGGACTCCTGTAG